A window of the Flavobacterium sangjuense genome harbors these coding sequences:
- a CDS encoding BaiN/RdsA family NAD(P)/FAD-dependent oxidoreductase: MNSNFDIIIVGGGAAGFFTAINIVENNPKLKVAILERGKTVLEKVRISGGGRCNVTHACFVPNDLVKFYPRGEKELRGPFHQFCSGDTIEWFEKHGVELKIEEDGRMFPVSDNSQTIIDCFLTATQKLGIQVLTGQSVQSIFKAENYWKVETNHETFACQKLIMTTGSNPKIWDMLTQLGHSIVSPVPSLFTFNIKDTRIKDLMGLSAFAKVKVKGSKLEASGPLLITHWGMSGPGILRLSAWGARELFDKHYQFTIQVNWLNEVTFEEAMDTLKELKQEHAKKAVSKKSPFDLLNSQFANARVPNRLWESLVLASNIDSETKWADLSKKQLTDLANQLTNGEFQVNGKSTFKEEFVTAGGIDLKEINFKTMESKLHENLFFAGEIVNIDAITGGFNFQNAWTSGFIVAQTITEDFL; the protein is encoded by the coding sequence ATGAATTCAAACTTCGATATTATAATTGTTGGTGGCGGTGCAGCTGGTTTTTTCACGGCAATTAATATCGTAGAAAACAATCCGAAGCTGAAAGTTGCCATCCTCGAAAGAGGCAAAACCGTTCTGGAGAAAGTCCGTATTTCCGGTGGCGGAAGATGCAATGTGACACATGCCTGTTTTGTTCCGAATGATTTAGTGAAGTTTTATCCACGTGGCGAAAAAGAACTGCGTGGACCATTTCATCAGTTTTGTTCGGGCGATACTATTGAGTGGTTTGAAAAGCATGGCGTGGAATTAAAAATTGAGGAAGACGGACGTATGTTTCCTGTTTCTGATAATTCACAAACGATTATCGATTGCTTTCTTACGGCAACGCAAAAACTGGGAATCCAGGTATTGACAGGTCAAAGTGTACAATCCATTTTCAAAGCGGAAAATTATTGGAAAGTGGAAACCAATCACGAAACGTTTGCCTGCCAAAAACTGATTATGACCACTGGAAGCAATCCAAAAATTTGGGATATGCTCACGCAGCTTGGACACAGTATCGTTTCACCGGTTCCTTCCCTATTTACGTTTAATATAAAAGATACCCGCATAAAAGATTTGATGGGACTTTCGGCTTTCGCCAAAGTGAAAGTAAAGGGAAGTAAACTGGAAGCTTCCGGTCCATTATTAATCACACATTGGGGAATGTCCGGCCCGGGAATTTTACGGCTTTCGGCTTGGGGCGCACGGGAATTATTTGATAAACATTATCAGTTCACAATTCAGGTGAATTGGCTCAACGAAGTCACTTTTGAAGAAGCAATGGATACTTTAAAAGAACTTAAACAAGAGCATGCAAAAAAAGCAGTAAGCAAAAAATCTCCGTTTGATTTGCTTAACAGCCAGTTCGCTAACGCTCGGGTTCCGAATCGTTTATGGGAAAGTTTGGTTCTGGCATCAAATATTGATTCAGAAACCAAATGGGCAGACTTATCCAAAAAGCAATTAACTGATTTGGCAAACCAACTCACTAATGGCGAATTTCAGGTAAATGGTAAAAGTACTTTTAAGGAAGAATTTGTAACCGCCGGAGGCATTGATTTAAAAGAAATCAACTTCAAAACCATGGAAAGTAAACTGCATGAAAATCTTTTCTTTGCTGGTGAAATCGTAAATATCGATGCGATTACGGGTGGATTTAATTTTCAAAACGCCTGGACTTCGGGCTTTATAGTGGCGCAAACAATTACAGAAGATTTCCTATAA
- a CDS encoding glycerophosphodiester phosphodiesterase: MHKIGHRGAKGHVAENTLASFQKAIELGVDGIELDVHLSLDGKVMVIHDDTVDRTTSAKGLVKDFSAKELKPFDIPTLESVFELVKQKCFINIELKTFETADKVAELIERYISEKHWKYDDFIVSSFDWNALQQVHFLNDKIRIGVLTNTDLDLALAFAKFIKAYSVHPYYHLLTAENVTQMQSKNFKVYPWTINEQEDIIFVKSLNVDGIITDFPDRI; this comes from the coding sequence ATGCACAAAATAGGTCATCGCGGTGCGAAAGGACATGTTGCCGAAAATACTTTGGCATCATTCCAAAAGGCGATTGAACTTGGCGTTGACGGAATTGAACTCGATGTTCATTTAAGTCTGGATGGAAAAGTGATGGTGATTCACGATGATACCGTTGACCGAACAACTTCTGCAAAAGGTTTGGTAAAAGATTTCAGTGCCAAAGAATTAAAACCGTTTGACATTCCAACTCTGGAATCCGTTTTCGAATTGGTCAAGCAAAAATGCTTTATCAATATTGAACTCAAAACTTTTGAAACTGCTGATAAAGTTGCTGAACTTATCGAACGCTATATTTCAGAAAAGCATTGGAAATACGACGACTTCATTGTTTCCAGTTTTGATTGGAATGCCTTGCAGCAAGTCCATTTTCTGAATGATAAAATCCGGATTGGCGTTTTGACAAATACCGATTTGGATTTAGCATTGGCTTTCGCCAAATTCATAAAAGCATATTCCGTTCATCCGTATTATCATTTGCTGACAGCAGAAAACGTCACCCAAATGCAATCCAAAAATTTTAAAGTCTATCCTTGGACCATCAATGAACAAGAAGATATTATCTTTGTCAAATCGTTAAACGTTGACGGCATCATTACAGATTTTCCGGATAGAATATGA
- a CDS encoding alpha-amylase family glycosyl hydrolase gives MKKIIILISFLFCGFTFAQKKKSATPKTPFVWESSNVYFIVTDRFNDGDKTNNHTFNRNKPTGKLRGFDGGDIRGIIQKLDEGYFTNLGINVIWMTPIVEQVHDGVDEGTGFTYAFHGYWTRDWSAIDPNVGTKKDLAELVQKAHARGIRIMLDAVINHTGPVTPEDSVYPSDWARTSPKCTYKSYDTYINCTLVDNLPDVKTESNENVELPTFLANKWKKEGRYDKEVASLDAFFKKTGYPRAPKYYIMKWLSDYITEFGIDGYRVDTAKHTTEDVWADFKKVCDRAFAEYKKNNPKKVLDNNPFFTVGEVYGYNIGNKKFYDFGDKKVNYFENGFTGLINFDFRNEAKMNYEELFSKYSGILQNDLKGNTVMNYVSSHDDGYPFDKKREKTFESGTKLLLAPGISQVYYGDESARSLDIEGTQGDATLRSFMNWDDIANNETTKEVLSHWQKLGKFRKNHPAVGGGVHTQISASPYVFSRTFTKGKYSDKVVVGLDLDKGQKSISVGTVFANGSKVKDAYSGKTATVVKGKVNLNTDFGLVLLEKL, from the coding sequence ATGAAGAAAATAATCATCCTAATTTCGTTCTTGTTTTGCGGATTTACATTCGCTCAAAAAAAGAAGTCGGCAACTCCAAAAACGCCTTTTGTTTGGGAAAGTTCAAATGTATATTTTATCGTTACCGATAGATTTAACGATGGCGATAAAACCAACAATCACACTTTCAACAGAAACAAACCAACCGGAAAACTACGCGGTTTTGATGGCGGCGACATTCGCGGAATTATTCAAAAGCTGGATGAAGGTTATTTCACTAATCTTGGAATCAATGTGATTTGGATGACGCCAATTGTTGAGCAAGTACATGATGGCGTTGATGAAGGAACCGGATTTACGTATGCATTTCATGGTTATTGGACACGTGATTGGAGCGCAATTGACCCAAATGTTGGAACAAAAAAAGATTTAGCCGAATTGGTACAGAAAGCACATGCTCGTGGCATCAGAATTATGCTCGATGCTGTTATCAATCACACCGGACCGGTAACTCCGGAGGATTCTGTTTATCCAAGTGATTGGGCTCGTACTTCGCCAAAATGTACTTATAAATCATACGATACTTATATCAACTGTACTTTGGTTGACAATCTTCCGGATGTAAAAACAGAAAGCAATGAAAATGTTGAATTGCCAACTTTCTTAGCCAATAAATGGAAAAAAGAAGGCCGTTATGATAAAGAAGTCGCTTCGCTTGATGCTTTCTTCAAAAAAACGGGTTATCCAAGAGCACCAAAATATTACATCATGAAATGGCTTTCGGATTACATTACAGAGTTCGGAATTGACGGTTACCGCGTGGACACAGCCAAGCACACGACTGAAGATGTTTGGGCCGATTTCAAAAAGGTTTGTGACAGGGCTTTCGCCGAATACAAAAAAAACAATCCAAAAAAAGTGTTGGATAACAATCCGTTTTTTACTGTTGGAGAAGTTTATGGCTATAACATTGGGAACAAAAAATTCTATGATTTTGGAGATAAAAAAGTGAATTATTTTGAAAATGGTTTTACGGGTTTAATCAATTTTGATTTTAGAAATGAAGCCAAAATGAACTACGAAGAGTTGTTTTCCAAATATTCCGGCATCTTGCAAAATGACTTAAAAGGCAACACCGTGATGAACTATGTTTCCTCACATGATGATGGTTATCCGTTTGATAAAAAAAGAGAAAAAACTTTTGAAAGTGGCACCAAATTATTATTGGCTCCGGGAATTTCCCAAGTTTATTATGGTGACGAAAGCGCGCGTTCGCTAGATATCGAAGGCACACAAGGCGATGCGACTTTGCGTTCGTTTATGAATTGGGATGATATTGCCAACAACGAAACGACCAAAGAAGTTTTATCGCATTGGCAGAAATTAGGCAAGTTTAGAAAAAACCATCCTGCTGTTGGTGGCGGGGTTCATACTCAAATTTCAGCTTCACCATACGTATTCAGCAGAACATTTACCAAAGGAAAATATTCGGATAAAGTTGTGGTTGGATTAGATTTGGACAAAGGTCAAAAGTCAATTTCTGTTGGAACCGTTTTCGCAAACGGAAGCAAAGTAAAAGATGCGTATTCCGGAAAGACGGCAACGGTTGTTAAAGGAAAAGTAAATCTCAATACTGATTTCGGTCTTGTTCTATTAGAAAAACTTTAA
- a CDS encoding glycoside hydrolase family 31 protein, translating to MRNLLFLLLITSISFAQNANRKYISHSWKNNILEIKTSDGSYLIKPYSDKIVETSFVPNGETFNPNSHAVVKTPEKGWASFSKTDNSLSLITKGITVVINKSPFKITYSNLGKVLLSEKMGYTKVNDSTQTLSFNLDNSEVLYGGGARALGMNRRGNRLQLYNRAHYGYETKAELMNFCIPLVMSSKLYAVHFDNAAIGYLDLDSKKDNTLTYETISGRKTYQVIVGNTWSELVSKYTDLTGKQPLLPRWSLGNFSSRFGYHSQEDVENTIKKFEQNNIPVDAIILDLYWFGKGIKNTMGNLDWDKDNFPNPNKMISDLNAKGIKTILITEPFILTTSTKWQEAVDKNVLVKDKFGKPATWDFYFGNTSVVDIFKPEGKDWFWNVYKRLINQGVGGMWGDLGEPEVFPSKAITAGGKADEVHNIYGHNWAKLIADGYKKDFPTQRPFILMRAGYSGSQRFGMVPWSGDVSRSWGGLQSQMEIALQMGMQGLGYMHSDLGGFAGDYFDNELYLRWLQYGVFNPIFRPHAQEDVASEVARKDIATMAKAKKQVDLRYQLMPYNYTLSFDNNQKGTPLMRPLFFEEPALTTVSGTYFWGNDFLVTPITKAGLTSTEVYFPKSSNWFDFYTNEKHLAGTTESVKVNEDYIPTFVRGGSFIPMIETIQNTSKYSLANFNLHYYFDESVTNSSGKLYNDDGTTPNAFEKGQYEILNFNSTNNNKSLVIKIAAVTGKNFTSTDKNVSILIHNIKAKRIFVNGQERVYKTFHEPLQVNVTMTKGTPSEIKIEY from the coding sequence ATGAGAAATCTATTATTCCTATTATTAATTACCTCCATTTCATTTGCCCAAAATGCAAATAGAAAATACATTTCCCATTCCTGGAAAAACAACATCCTGGAAATTAAAACTTCAGATGGTTCTTATTTGATAAAACCCTATTCGGATAAGATAGTCGAAACTTCGTTTGTTCCAAATGGAGAAACCTTTAATCCGAATTCACATGCCGTTGTGAAAACTCCCGAAAAAGGTTGGGCAAGTTTTAGCAAAACTGACAATTCACTATCACTAATAACCAAAGGAATTACAGTTGTTATTAACAAGTCACCTTTCAAAATCACATACTCAAATCTGGGGAAAGTGCTTTTGTCTGAAAAAATGGGGTATACCAAAGTCAATGATTCCACCCAAACTTTATCGTTCAATCTGGACAATTCCGAAGTGCTTTATGGTGGTGGCGCTCGTGCATTAGGCATGAACCGTCGCGGCAATCGTTTGCAATTGTACAATCGTGCACATTATGGTTACGAAACCAAAGCCGAGTTGATGAATTTCTGCATTCCGCTGGTGATGTCATCAAAATTATACGCCGTTCATTTTGATAATGCCGCGATTGGTTATTTGGATTTGGACAGCAAAAAAGACAATACCTTAACTTATGAAACCATTTCGGGAAGAAAAACTTACCAGGTTATTGTTGGAAATACTTGGTCCGAGTTAGTAAGCAAATATACCGATTTGACCGGAAAACAACCGCTGTTGCCACGTTGGTCTTTGGGTAATTTCTCGAGCCGTTTTGGCTATCATTCGCAGGAAGATGTTGAAAACACAATTAAGAAGTTTGAACAAAATAATATTCCCGTTGATGCTATAATTCTAGATTTATATTGGTTTGGAAAAGGAATAAAAAACACTATGGGTAATTTGGATTGGGACAAAGACAATTTCCCTAATCCAAATAAAATGATATCTGATTTAAATGCCAAAGGAATTAAAACCATTTTAATCACGGAACCTTTCATCCTGACAACCTCAACAAAGTGGCAGGAAGCTGTAGACAAAAATGTTTTGGTAAAAGACAAATTCGGAAAACCGGCAACCTGGGATTTCTATTTCGGAAATACGAGCGTTGTCGATATTTTCAAACCCGAAGGAAAAGACTGGTTTTGGAATGTTTACAAACGATTAATCAATCAAGGTGTTGGCGGCATGTGGGGCGATTTGGGTGAACCAGAAGTTTTCCCATCCAAAGCAATTACCGCTGGCGGAAAAGCAGACGAAGTCCACAACATTTACGGACACAATTGGGCCAAATTAATCGCTGATGGTTATAAAAAAGATTTCCCAACCCAACGACCATTTATATTAATGCGTGCTGGATATTCGGGTTCGCAGCGTTTTGGTATGGTGCCTTGGAGTGGTGATGTCAGCAGAAGCTGGGGCGGATTACAAAGCCAAATGGAAATTGCACTTCAAATGGGAATGCAGGGTTTGGGATATATGCACTCTGATCTTGGCGGATTTGCTGGCGATTATTTTGACAACGAATTGTACTTACGTTGGCTGCAATACGGCGTTTTCAATCCGATATTCCGTCCGCATGCGCAGGAAGATGTTGCTTCTGAAGTGGCGCGAAAGGATATTGCTACAATGGCAAAAGCAAAGAAACAAGTGGATTTGCGTTACCAATTAATGCCTTATAATTACACTTTGTCTTTTGATAACAATCAAAAAGGAACACCATTAATGCGTCCGCTGTTTTTTGAAGAACCAGCATTGACAACAGTTTCAGGAACTTATTTCTGGGGAAATGACTTTTTGGTGACACCAATTACAAAAGCCGGCCTAACTTCTACAGAAGTTTATTTTCCAAAAAGCAGCAATTGGTTTGATTTTTATACCAATGAAAAACACCTTGCCGGAACAACAGAATCAGTAAAAGTAAATGAAGATTATATTCCGACATTTGTTCGTGGTGGCAGTTTTATTCCGATGATTGAAACCATTCAAAACACATCCAAATATTCGTTAGCCAATTTCAATCTGCATTATTATTTTGATGAAAGTGTTACCAATTCTTCGGGGAAATTATACAATGATGATGGAACGACACCTAATGCTTTTGAAAAAGGACAATATGAAATTCTGAATTTCAACAGCACTAACAATAACAAATCATTAGTTATTAAAATAGCTGCTGTTACAGGGAAAAACTTTACATCAACGGATAAAAATGTATCCATATTAATCCACAACATCAAAGCCAAACGAATTTTTGTTAATGGTCAGGAACGGGTTTATAAAACCTTTCACGAACCGTTGCAGGTAAACGTTACAATGACAAAAGGAACACCGTCGGAAATTAAAATTGAATACTAA